The DNA sequence CGTGGCCCAGCAGTCGGGCGAGCGGACGACGGTGCTGGAACACGGCTCGGCGCCGGTTCCGGCGGAACTCGCGGAGTACTTCCCCGGCCTGGACGAGGCGACCGTCTACCGCCGGCTGCGCCGGGACGGCAGCGGCGGCGAACCCACCAACTGGGCGGAGAACCTGGTCCGCCCCGAGCTGGCCGACCGCATCGACCTCGCGGACCTCGCGCGCTGGCCGATGACGAAGGTACTGCGGGACGTGGTGGGGGTACGGATCAGCCGGATCACGGACACGGTGGAGGCCCGGCTGGCCGACCCCGAGACCTCCCGCCTGCTCCAGGTCCCGCTGCTCAGCCCGATCCTGTACTACACGGGGGTGACCTACGACGAGAGCGGCCGCGTGGTGGACGTGGCCCGCATCCACTACCGGGGCGACCGGTTCTCGTTCTCGGTAACCGTAGAGGCCGACTGACCCGCCCCCACGGAGCGGCCACGCCGCGACGGCCCGCCGCAGCGGCGGGAAGCCAGACCCAGCATGGCGAGACGGCCCGCCGTCCACACCGGGCGGCCCCCTCGCACCGCGCGGGCGGCGCACGGCCGACGGCGGCAGCCGGACAGGCCGAACACGCGATCACCGTCGAGGCCGATCGGCGCCCTTCGCAGCACCCGCCGCCCCTCCCCCGGCCCGCGGCCACTCGGCCGCGCCGGGCCGCGCCGCCACACGCCCCGCCGTCGCCGTCGCGGCGGGACACGGACACCGGTGTGCGGGTGCCGCCGGCCCGACCGGCGACCGGCATGGTGAC is a window from the Streptomyces luomodiensis genome containing:
- a CDS encoding GntR family transcriptional regulator — translated: MTAFAPDSLTLNRKLPLWYQVSQSLRASILGRRPHDPLRLPTEDQLAEHYGVSVLTMRQALKELEAEGLISRHRRRGTFIEPSARRGAPVRLLGSVDAIVAQQSGERTTVLEHGSAPVPAELAEYFPGLDEATVYRRLRRDGSGGEPTNWAENLVRPELADRIDLADLARWPMTKVLRDVVGVRISRITDTVEARLADPETSRLLQVPLLSPILYYTGVTYDESGRVVDVARIHYRGDRFSFSVTVEAD